One stretch of Campylobacter sp. CCS1377 DNA includes these proteins:
- a CDS encoding chaperone NapD has translation MNLSSVLLRIKQEHQSEILQSIQKIKYCSVEICDQDKIIVVIESESLDDELKAYRQLEQLPKIISINMIFSYQDLDDIKINDNENIKLNDENQAENITYYGDIYRKY, from the coding sequence ATGAATCTTTCTAGTGTTTTATTGCGCATAAAACAAGAACATCAATCAGAAATATTACAAAGCATTCAAAAAATTAAATATTGTAGTGTTGAAATATGTGATCAAGATAAAATTATAGTTGTCATAGAGAGTGAAAGTCTAGATGATGAATTAAAGGCCTATAGGCAGCTTGAACAGTTACCAAAGATTATTAGTATTAATATGATTTTTTCTTATCAGGATTTAGATGATATAAAAATAAATGATAATGAAAATATTAAGCTTAATGATGAAAATCAAGCTGAAAATATAACATATTATGGCGATATTTATCGAAAATATTAA